One genomic window of Candidatus Thermoplasmatota archaeon includes the following:
- a CDS encoding winged helix-turn-helix transcriptional regulator, with protein sequence MVGGHARFGLRIVAASLLVLLAAGASSALDTSSGLNGPTSGLDSGNANTGSRPGSGGDLLRAPLNGALDVPLVGRLSFAGMVLLGGGMAAAAYLAVSVLGTKFVTAQNVLENDARRELYEYIKTNPGTHLRATAAALGLSTTNALWHLRKLEQSNLVNSKRLEGYKVFYPVEGGLEAKRMGLAMAVLRNENARQILELISQEPAAHQREMARRLSLNHGTIRWHLKKLSAVGLVLELRKDHVSQYFISELGNLALARVKGVPVESLPPVPNVILPGAPMELATGIATEPEAAPVHGLVPSPLTAHAKPDPESDGVQA encoded by the coding sequence ATGGTGGGTGGCCACGCCAGGTTCGGTCTTCGCATCGTCGCCGCGTCGCTTCTGGTGCTGCTTGCCGCCGGCGCGTCGTCGGCGCTGGACACCTCAAGTGGCCTCAACGGCCCCACCTCGGGCCTCGATTCGGGCAACGCGAACACCGGGAGCCGGCCCGGAAGCGGCGGGGACCTGCTGCGCGCGCCCCTCAACGGCGCGCTCGACGTCCCGCTCGTGGGCCGGCTTTCGTTTGCCGGCATGGTCCTGCTGGGCGGCGGCATGGCCGCGGCCGCGTACCTCGCCGTAAGCGTGCTTGGCACGAAGTTCGTGACGGCGCAGAACGTGCTTGAGAACGACGCGCGGCGCGAGCTCTACGAGTACATCAAGACGAACCCCGGAACGCACCTTCGCGCCACCGCCGCCGCGCTTGGCCTCTCCACGACAAACGCGCTGTGGCACCTGCGGAAGCTCGAGCAGAGCAACCTCGTCAACTCCAAACGGCTCGAGGGCTACAAGGTGTTCTACCCCGTCGAGGGCGGCCTCGAGGCCAAGCGCATGGGGCTTGCCATGGCCGTCCTGCGCAACGAGAACGCGCGCCAGATCCTCGAACTCATCAGCCAAGAGCCCGCCGCGCACCAGCGCGAGATGGCCCGCCGGCTCTCGCTCAACCACGGCACGATCCGCTGGCACCTGAAGAAACTCTCGGCCGTGGGCCTCGTGCTCGAGCTCCGCAAGGACCACGTGAGCCAATACTTCATCTCCGAGCTTGGCAACCTGGCGCTCGCGCGCGTCAAGGGAGTGCCGGTCGAGTCCCTGCCGCCCGTGCCCAACGTCATCCTCCCGGGCGCACCCATGGAGCTTGCCACGGGGATCGCGACCGAGCCCGAGGCCGCGCCCGTGCACGGCCTCGTGCCTTCGCCGCTTACCGCGCACGCAAAGCCCGACCCCGAGTCCGACGGCGTGCAAGCCTAA
- a CDS encoding winged helix-turn-helix transcriptional regulator has translation MRGVAIGILLLASSLAFAPTAVAAGEAYLQKAQDTAAALWREVGQAAEDIRDGERGGASPPVQPVAPIGSEPVTQDGWFGVAGAGLAAAGLVGILLAGGTRFLRPEDALQSGVRGRIYEYLRARRGANLKQLTEDLDLSTTNAVWHLRKLEGTGLVRSRKFNGLKVYYLTEGGVEARDLTLSAAALANENARAIFDFVLENPRIHQREIARALSVNHGTVRWHLKKLCLAGLLSEVRAGRVSLYEPTTAGYAAAKALVRAPVLPAPPVQPLAA, from the coding sequence CATCGGAATCCTTCTCCTGGCTTCCAGCCTCGCCTTCGCGCCCACCGCTGTTGCCGCCGGCGAAGCGTACCTGCAGAAAGCGCAGGACACCGCGGCGGCCCTCTGGCGCGAGGTGGGACAAGCCGCCGAGGACATTCGCGACGGCGAACGCGGAGGCGCAAGCCCGCCCGTGCAGCCCGTCGCGCCCATCGGATCCGAGCCCGTCACGCAGGACGGCTGGTTTGGCGTCGCCGGGGCAGGCCTTGCCGCCGCCGGCCTCGTGGGAATTCTCCTTGCGGGCGGCACGCGGTTCCTTCGGCCCGAAGACGCGCTGCAAAGCGGCGTGCGCGGTCGCATCTACGAATACCTGCGCGCGCGACGCGGCGCCAACCTCAAGCAGCTCACCGAGGACCTCGACCTCTCGACGACAAACGCCGTCTGGCACCTTCGCAAGCTCGAAGGCACGGGCCTCGTTCGCTCGCGCAAGTTCAACGGCCTCAAGGTCTACTACCTCACGGAGGGCGGCGTGGAGGCGCGCGACCTCACCCTCTCGGCGGCCGCCCTTGCCAACGAGAACGCGCGCGCCATCTTCGACTTCGTGCTCGAGAACCCGCGCATCCACCAGCGCGAGATCGCCCGCGCGCTGTCCGTGAACCACGGGACGGTGCGCTGGCATCTCAAGAAGCTGTGCCTGGCGGGGCTTCTCTCCGAGGTCCGGGCCGGGCGCGTCTCCCTCTACGAGCCCACCACCGCCGGCTACGCCGCGGCCAAGGCCCTCGTGCGCGCCCCGGTTCTCCCCGCCCCGCCCGTCCAGCCGCTCGCGGCCTGA